From the genome of Actinacidiphila yeochonensis CN732, one region includes:
- a CDS encoding UPF0182 family membrane protein, translating into MRTLVFDTPGRDGTPPGPISAPGRRTSRAVRPLLATAAVLAVLMVGFALFSGFWTDLLWYRAVRYPSVFGTLAWTRIGLFAVFGATMAAAVGANLYLAYRLRPPLSAMSAEQHSLDRYRTAIAPHRAGVLAGVCALSGVAAGAAAAGRWRQWLQFAHATSFHTRDPQFHKDVSFYTFDLPWYRFLLGFGFAVALVSLAAALFGHYLYGGLRATSPGGSKATGAATGHLAVLLGLFTGLKAVAYWLDRYGLVVRSGGARAAGAAGAAGNWTGLRYVDANAYLPAKTILFFVALICSALFFATAWRRTWTLPAVGFGLLVFSAILIGGLYPAIVQKFQVQPNEAAKEAPYLQHNIDATRAAFGLDGTVETPYKGSSGEPAATVRADASSAASIRVLDPSVVAPTFQQTQASRGYYAFPSALDVDRYTVDGVEQDVVVGARELDTKGIPDRDWINEHFRYTHGYGLVAAEDTEVTGERAAGPGTQGTAAAEDGEDSAGRPVYTERDLPAKGDLGDYRQQIYYGEQTTQWSVVDGPTKELDYADGTGETTTSYSGPGVSLDNPVTRAAYAITLGEPRILYSGAIGHGSKILYDRTPTQRVEAVAPWLTTDGDPYPAVVGDRLVWIVDAYTTTDDYPYSSRATLGGGGSQVNYVRNSVKATVDAYDGTVKLYQWDTHDPVLTTWMRAFPHTVLPRSAIPAALTAHLRYPQDLFTTQRKVLTRYHVTTAQQLSSGSEAWQAARGTAAGSGKAAALAYMSLRLPGQTARTFSLTSEFTPARSGSLAAFLSVDSDAASPGYGRLRLLELPAGASVDGPQQVQSSLESTYAQVLSRMRGKESTVEYGNLLTLPVDGGVLYVEPVYVKAAGGDYPLLGKVFAAYGKSTAFEDTLEQALDAVFTEEPAATADQAASASPTGGTTAGDPAVRAALQRAQQAYDQVQEAMAKGDWAAYGAAQRRLGAALKQAEEAEKADGAGGTVKADKPDTADTAGRAGRAGTASGAGTSGASGTSGTSGAPGSRPAASAGRSAGKPARQVAAS; encoded by the coding sequence GTGCGCACTTTGGTATTCGACACGCCGGGTCGGGACGGAACACCGCCCGGGCCGATCAGCGCGCCGGGCCGACGCACCTCCCGGGCCGTCCGGCCGCTGCTGGCCACCGCCGCCGTGCTGGCGGTCCTGATGGTCGGGTTCGCGCTCTTCTCCGGCTTCTGGACCGACCTGCTGTGGTACCGGGCGGTCCGCTACCCGTCCGTGTTCGGCACCCTCGCGTGGACCCGGATCGGCCTCTTCGCCGTCTTCGGGGCGACCATGGCGGCGGCTGTAGGCGCCAACCTGTACCTGGCCTACCGGCTGCGGCCGCCGCTGAGCGCCATGTCGGCCGAGCAGCACAGCCTCGACCGGTACCGGACGGCCATCGCACCCCACCGTGCCGGGGTGCTGGCCGGGGTGTGCGCGCTGAGCGGGGTCGCCGCCGGGGCGGCGGCGGCCGGGCGGTGGCGCCAGTGGCTCCAGTTCGCCCACGCCACGTCCTTCCACACCAGGGACCCGCAGTTCCACAAGGACGTGTCCTTCTACACCTTCGACCTGCCCTGGTACCGCTTCCTGCTCGGCTTCGGGTTCGCCGTGGCCCTGGTGTCGCTCGCCGCCGCGCTCTTCGGGCACTACCTGTACGGCGGCCTGCGGGCCACCTCCCCGGGCGGCAGCAAGGCCACCGGCGCGGCCACCGGGCACCTGGCGGTGCTGCTGGGCCTGTTCACGGGGCTCAAGGCGGTCGCCTACTGGCTGGACCGGTACGGTCTGGTCGTCCGCTCCGGCGGGGCGCGAGCGGCCGGGGCGGCCGGAGCGGCCGGCAACTGGACCGGGCTGCGCTACGTCGACGCCAACGCCTACCTGCCCGCCAAGACCATCCTGTTCTTCGTCGCGCTGATCTGCTCCGCGCTGTTCTTCGCCACCGCGTGGCGGCGCACCTGGACGCTGCCCGCCGTCGGCTTCGGCCTGCTGGTGTTCTCCGCCATCCTCATCGGCGGCCTCTACCCGGCGATCGTGCAGAAGTTCCAGGTGCAGCCGAACGAGGCCGCGAAGGAGGCGCCGTACCTCCAGCACAACATCGACGCCACCCGCGCCGCCTTCGGCCTCGACGGCACCGTCGAGACGCCCTACAAGGGCAGCAGCGGCGAACCCGCCGCCACCGTGCGCGCCGACGCCTCCTCCGCCGCGTCGATCCGGGTGCTCGACCCCTCGGTCGTGGCGCCCACCTTCCAGCAGACGCAGGCGTCCCGCGGCTACTACGCGTTCCCCTCCGCCCTGGACGTGGACCGCTACACCGTCGACGGCGTGGAGCAGGACGTGGTGGTCGGGGCGCGCGAGCTGGACACCAAGGGCATCCCCGACCGCGACTGGATCAACGAGCACTTCCGGTACACCCACGGGTACGGCCTCGTCGCGGCGGAGGACACCGAGGTCACCGGGGAGCGGGCGGCCGGGCCGGGCACCCAGGGCACCGCCGCCGCGGAGGACGGCGAGGACTCCGCCGGCCGCCCCGTCTACACCGAGCGGGACCTGCCCGCCAAGGGCGACCTGGGCGACTACCGGCAGCAGATCTACTACGGCGAGCAGACGACCCAGTGGTCCGTCGTCGACGGCCCCACCAAGGAGCTCGACTACGCCGACGGCACCGGCGAGACCACGACCTCCTACAGCGGCCCCGGGGTGTCCCTGGACAACCCGGTCACCAGGGCGGCGTACGCGATCACCCTGGGCGAGCCCAGGATCCTCTACTCCGGGGCGATAGGCCACGGCTCGAAGATCCTCTACGACCGCACCCCCACCCAGCGGGTGGAGGCCGTCGCCCCGTGGCTCACCACCGACGGCGACCCGTACCCGGCGGTGGTCGGCGACCGGTTGGTGTGGATCGTCGACGCCTACACCACCACCGACGACTACCCCTACTCCTCCCGCGCCACCCTGGGCGGCGGGGGGAGCCAGGTCAACTACGTCCGCAACTCCGTCAAGGCCACCGTCGACGCCTACGACGGCACCGTGAAGCTCTACCAGTGGGACACCCACGACCCGGTGCTCACGACGTGGATGCGCGCCTTCCCGCACACCGTGCTGCCCAGGAGCGCCATCCCGGCCGCCCTGACCGCGCACCTGCGCTATCCGCAGGACCTGTTCACCACCCAGCGCAAGGTGCTCACCCGCTACCACGTCACGACGGCCCAGCAGCTCTCCAGCGGCAGCGAGGCGTGGCAGGCCGCGCGCGGCACGGCGGCCGGGTCCGGCAAAGCCGCCGCACTCGCCTACATGAGCCTGCGGCTGCCGGGCCAGACGGCGCGGACCTTCTCGCTCACCTCGGAGTTCACCCCCGCCCGGAGCGGCAGCCTGGCCGCGTTCCTGTCCGTCGACTCCGACGCCGCGAGCCCCGGCTACGGCAGGCTGCGACTGCTCGAACTGCCCGCCGGCGCCTCCGTGGACGGCCCGCAACAGGTGCAGAGCAGCCTCGAATCGACCTACGCCCAGGTGCTCTCGCGGATGCGGGGCAAGGAGTCCACCGTCGAGTACGGCAATCTGCTCACTCTTCCGGTGGACGGTGGAGTGCTTTACGTCGAGCCCGTCTACGTCAAGGCGGCAGGCGGCGACTACCCACTGCTGGGCAAGGTGTTCGCCGCCTACGGCAAGAGCACCGCCTTCGAGGACACCCTGGAACAGGCACTCGACGCGGTCTTCACCGAGGAGCCCGCGGCCACCGCCGACCAGGCGGCCTCCGCCTCCCCGACCGGCGGCACGACCGCCGGCGACCCCGCCGTCAGGGCCGCCCTCCAGCGTGCCCAACAGGCGTACGACCAGGTCCAGGAGGCCATGGCCAAGGGCGACTGGGCCGCGTACGGGGCCGCTCAGCGGCGCCTCGGGGCGGCGCTCAAGCAGGCCGAGGAGGCCGAGAAGGCCGATGGTGCGGGCGGCACCGTCAAGGCCGACAAGCCCGACACGGCCGACACGGCTGGCAGGGCAGGCAGGGCCGGTACGGCGAGCGGGGCGGGGACCAGCGGGGCGTCCGGGACGTCTGGGACGTCCGGCGCGCCAGGGAGCCGGCCCGCGGCCTCCGCCGGACGCTCCGCCGGGAAACCGGCCCGCCAGGTCGCTGCGTCATAA
- a CDS encoding tetratricopeptide repeat protein, with product MREEAEIAARHRRAAEAGDPGAMSALGTLLLRRGDLDGAEPLLRGAVQNGDRAAANNLGLLLHQRGRTEEAAAWWRVAAVAGSAAAAHALGRHFRERGDEPAAEYWLCQAAEAGHPLGAYALADLLDHRHDPDAERWFRAAAEHGHREACYRLARACAERGHDREAEQWFRQAAARRHRRAALRLGALLEERGETKEAAHWYLTAARDGEARAACALGFLLRDTGDVDQAATWWRRAAQAGDGNAANALGALHAQEGETETAERWYRTAMEAGDVNGAYNLGLLCAGQDRAAQAEQWYRKAAYAGHREAANALAVLLLQRGDAAGAEPWFSKAAEGGSVDAAFNLGILHAGRGEEDVARRWYERAAAAGHPEAALQVAIGLQRDGDEHAAERHLRCAAGGGSPEAAFRLGRLLDGTEEAQEWYERAAHQGHSHAQVRLGMAASQAGDVTDAAHWYRLAAEGGSRNGAFNLGLLLARQGSEPEAALWWTRAADAGHGRAALRMALLSARRGDLPAAQQWCERAIACGPPQVAERAQRLTAAVTHELTA from the coding sequence ATGCGGGAGGAGGCCGAAATAGCGGCCCGCCACCGCCGGGCCGCCGAGGCCGGGGACCCGGGGGCCATGAGCGCCCTGGGCACGCTGCTGCTGCGCCGAGGCGACCTCGACGGGGCCGAGCCCCTCCTGCGCGGCGCCGTCCAGAACGGCGACCGGGCCGCCGCCAACAACCTCGGCCTGCTGCTCCACCAGCGCGGCCGGACGGAGGAGGCCGCGGCCTGGTGGCGGGTCGCCGCCGTGGCCGGCTCCGCCGCGGCCGCGCACGCCCTGGGCCGCCACTTCCGCGAGCGGGGCGACGAGCCCGCGGCCGAGTACTGGCTGTGCCAGGCCGCCGAGGCCGGCCACCCGCTCGGCGCCTACGCGCTGGCCGACCTGCTCGACCACCGCCACGACCCGGACGCCGAGCGGTGGTTCAGGGCTGCGGCCGAGCACGGCCACCGCGAGGCGTGCTACCGGCTCGCCCGCGCCTGCGCCGAACGCGGCCACGACCGCGAGGCCGAGCAGTGGTTCCGGCAGGCCGCCGCCCGCAGGCACCGCCGGGCCGCCCTGCGCCTGGGCGCCCTGCTGGAGGAGCGGGGGGAGACGAAGGAGGCCGCCCACTGGTACCTCACCGCCGCCCGCGACGGTGAGGCGCGGGCCGCCTGCGCCCTGGGCTTCCTGCTGCGCGACACCGGCGACGTCGACCAGGCCGCCACCTGGTGGCGGCGCGCCGCCCAGGCCGGGGACGGCAACGCGGCCAACGCCCTGGGCGCCCTGCACGCGCAGGAGGGCGAGACGGAGACCGCCGAGCGCTGGTACCGCACCGCCATGGAGGCCGGCGACGTCAACGGCGCCTACAACCTCGGCCTGCTCTGCGCCGGCCAGGACCGCGCCGCCCAGGCCGAGCAGTGGTACCGCAAGGCCGCGTACGCCGGGCACCGCGAGGCCGCGAACGCGCTGGCCGTACTCCTGCTCCAGCGGGGGGACGCGGCCGGCGCCGAACCGTGGTTCTCCAAGGCGGCCGAGGGCGGCAGCGTCGACGCCGCCTTCAACCTCGGCATCCTGCACGCCGGCCGGGGCGAGGAGGACGTCGCCCGCCGCTGGTACGAGCGGGCGGCCGCCGCCGGGCACCCGGAGGCGGCGCTCCAGGTCGCCATCGGGCTCCAGCGCGACGGCGACGAGCACGCCGCGGAGCGCCATCTGCGCTGTGCGGCGGGCGGCGGCAGCCCCGAGGCCGCCTTCCGCCTCGGCCGCCTCCTCGACGGCACCGAGGAGGCCCAGGAGTGGTACGAGCGGGCCGCCCACCAGGGCCACAGCCATGCCCAGGTGCGGCTGGGCATGGCGGCGTCCCAGGCAGGGGACGTGACCGACGCCGCGCACTGGTACCGGCTGGCCGCCGAGGGCGGCTCCCGCAACGGGGCGTTCAACCTGGGGCTGCTGCTGGCCCGTCAGGGCAGCGAGCCCGAGGCCGCGCTGTGGTGGACCCGGGCGGCGGACGCCGGCCACGGACGGGCCGCGCTGCGCATGGCGCTGCTCTCCGCCCGCCGGGGCGACCTGCCCGCGGCGCAGCAGTGGTGCGAGCGCGCCATCGCCTGCGGTCCGCCACAGGTCGCCGAGCGCGCGCAGCGGCTGACGGCCGCGGTCACGCACGAACTGACAGCCTGA
- a CDS encoding Fur family transcriptional regulator, with product MSDLLERLRARGWRLTAQRRVVAEVLDGDHVHLTADEVHTRAAGRLPEISRATVYNTLGELVTLGEVVEVATDGRAKRYDPNADRPHQHLVCSGCGTIRDVHPQGDPLAALPDGQRFGFTVSSAEVTYRGLCPDCAPRA from the coding sequence ATGAGTGACCTGCTGGAACGCCTGCGCGCCCGCGGCTGGCGGCTGACCGCGCAACGGCGGGTCGTGGCCGAGGTCCTCGACGGCGACCACGTCCACCTCACCGCGGACGAGGTCCACACCCGCGCGGCCGGGCGGCTGCCGGAGATCTCCCGGGCCACCGTCTACAACACGCTGGGCGAGCTGGTCACCCTCGGCGAGGTCGTCGAGGTGGCCACGGACGGCCGCGCCAAGCGGTACGACCCGAACGCCGACCGCCCGCACCAGCACCTGGTCTGCTCCGGCTGCGGCACGATCCGCGACGTCCACCCGCAGGGCGACCCGCTGGCGGCGCTGCCGGACGGGCAGCGGTTCGGTTTCACCGTCTCCTCGGCCGAGGTCACCTACCGCGGACTGTGCCCGGACTGCGCGCCCCGGGCGTGA
- a CDS encoding CBS domain-containing protein, translating into MLVRDAMSTVVLTIGPTHTLRQAAGLMSARKVGAAIVLDPDTCGLGILTERDILDAVGAGLDPDEEPAHAHTTTSVVFAAPEWTLEEAAQAMVHGHFRHLIVLGSREPVGVVSVRDIVRLWTPARAAVPV; encoded by the coding sequence ATGCTGGTCCGCGACGCGATGAGCACGGTGGTACTGACCATCGGCCCCACGCACACCCTCCGCCAGGCCGCCGGGCTGATGTCCGCGCGCAAGGTGGGCGCTGCGATCGTCCTCGACCCCGACACCTGCGGCCTCGGCATCCTGACCGAGCGCGACATCCTCGACGCGGTGGGCGCGGGCCTCGACCCGGACGAGGAGCCGGCACACGCCCACACCACCACGTCCGTCGTCTTCGCGGCGCCCGAGTGGACGCTGGAGGAGGCCGCACAGGCTATGGTGCACGGGCACTTCCGCCACCTGATCGTGCTGGGCAGCCGCGAGCCGGTCGGCGTGGTGTCGGTCCGCGACATCGTGCGGCTGTGGACCCCGGCCCGCGCGGCCGTCCCCGTCTGA
- a CDS encoding inositol monophosphatase family protein, with the protein MSDNAPQNPRNTPRSAPDSAYGDDLRLALALADAADAVTMERFRALDLKVETKPDLTPVSEADKAAEELIRGQLGRARPRDAVLGEEFGADGGGPRRWIVDPIDGTKSYVRGVPVWATLIALAVREGGEGGSQAAPGQDGDEVVVGVVSAPALGRRWWAVKGGGAYTGRSLSSATRLRVSGVERMGDASFGYSSLTGWEERGRLDGFLELTRACWRTRGYGDFWSYMMVAEGSVDACAEPELSLWDMAALDVVVREAGGRFTSLAGAPGPFGGNAAASNGLLHDEVLGYLGGA; encoded by the coding sequence ATGTCCGACAACGCACCGCAGAACCCCCGGAACACCCCCCGCTCCGCCCCCGACTCCGCCTACGGCGACGACCTCCGGCTGGCGCTCGCGCTCGCGGACGCCGCGGACGCCGTCACGATGGAGCGTTTCCGCGCGCTGGACCTGAAGGTGGAGACGAAGCCGGACCTGACCCCCGTCAGCGAGGCCGACAAGGCGGCCGAGGAGCTGATCCGCGGTCAGCTGGGGCGGGCCCGGCCCCGGGACGCGGTGCTCGGCGAGGAGTTCGGCGCCGACGGCGGCGGTCCGCGCCGGTGGATCGTCGACCCGATCGACGGCACCAAGAGCTACGTGCGCGGCGTCCCGGTGTGGGCCACCCTGATCGCCCTGGCGGTCCGGGAGGGCGGCGAGGGCGGCTCGCAGGCGGCGCCGGGACAGGACGGCGACGAGGTGGTGGTCGGCGTGGTGTCCGCCCCGGCGCTGGGCCGCCGCTGGTGGGCCGTCAAGGGCGGCGGCGCGTACACCGGTCGGAGCCTGTCCTCGGCGACGCGGCTGCGGGTGTCGGGGGTGGAGCGGATGGGTGACGCCTCGTTCGGCTACTCCTCACTGACCGGCTGGGAGGAGCGCGGCCGGCTCGACGGCTTCCTCGAACTGACCCGGGCCTGCTGGCGCACCCGCGGCTACGGCGACTTCTGGTCGTACATGATGGTCGCCGAGGGCTCGGTGGACGCCTGCGCGGAGCCGGAGCTGAGCCTGTGGGACATGGCCGCGCTCGATGTCGTCGTCCGGGAGGCCGGCGGACGGTTCACCTCCCTCGCCGGGGCGCCGGGGCCGTTCGGCGGCAACGCGGCGGCGTCGAACGGGCTGCTCCACGACGAGGTGCTGGGGTACCTGGGCGGCGCCTGA
- a CDS encoding DMT family transporter yields MAWLLVVVAGLFETGFAICLKLSHGFSRLWPTIAFCLFALGSFGLLTLSLKKLDVGPAYAVWTGIGAAGTAIYGMAFLGDLVSVLKLVSISLVIVGVIGLQISGSSH; encoded by the coding sequence ATGGCCTGGCTTCTTGTGGTGGTCGCGGGGCTCTTCGAGACGGGTTTCGCGATCTGCCTCAAGCTCTCGCACGGCTTCAGCCGGTTGTGGCCGACCATCGCGTTCTGCCTGTTCGCCCTGGGGTCGTTCGGGTTGCTGACGCTGTCGCTGAAGAAGCTCGACGTCGGCCCGGCGTACGCGGTGTGGACGGGCATCGGGGCGGCCGGTACGGCGATCTACGGCATGGCCTTCCTGGGCGACCTCGTCTCGGTGCTGAAGCTGGTGTCGATCTCGCTGGTGATCGTCGGCGTCATCGGGCTGCAGATCTCGGGCTCCTCGCACTGA
- the rsgA gene encoding ribosome small subunit-dependent GTPase A — MRRYGKNPDEDDVRVRPNSRGTRPRSSIRPKHEDAAGGMVLTIDRGRLTVLVDDREIIAVKARELGRKSAVVGDRVAVVGDLSGAKDTLARVVRVEERSSVLRRTADDTDPYERVVVANADQLAIVTALADPEPRPRMIDRCLVAAYAAGLTPLLVLTKSDLAAAEPLLETYGALDLAYVVTKKDDLVAGRVDAVRERLDGRTTAFVGHSGVGKTTLVNSLVERQRLTGRVNAVTGRGRHTTTSALALPLPGGAGWVIDTPGVRSFGLAHIDPSQVIHAFPDLEPGTEQCPRACSHDEPDCALDAWVAAGHAEPARLDSLRRLLSTRERREGD; from the coding sequence ATGCGCCGCTACGGAAAGAACCCCGACGAGGACGACGTGCGGGTCCGTCCCAACAGCAGGGGCACCCGGCCCCGCAGCTCGATCCGCCCCAAGCACGAGGACGCCGCCGGCGGCATGGTGCTCACCATCGACCGCGGCCGGCTGACGGTCCTGGTGGACGACCGCGAGATCATCGCCGTGAAGGCCCGCGAGCTGGGCCGCAAGTCGGCGGTGGTGGGCGATCGGGTGGCGGTGGTCGGCGACCTGTCCGGGGCCAAGGACACCCTGGCGCGGGTGGTGCGGGTCGAGGAGCGCTCCTCGGTGCTGCGCCGCACCGCCGACGACACCGACCCGTACGAGCGGGTGGTGGTGGCCAACGCCGACCAGCTGGCGATCGTGACCGCGCTGGCCGACCCCGAGCCGCGCCCCCGGATGATCGACCGCTGCCTGGTGGCCGCCTACGCCGCCGGCCTCACCCCGCTGCTGGTGCTGACCAAGTCCGATCTGGCCGCGGCCGAGCCGCTCCTGGAGACCTACGGGGCGCTGGACCTGGCGTACGTGGTGACGAAGAAGGACGACCTGGTGGCGGGGCGGGTCGACGCCGTGCGGGAGCGGCTGGACGGACGGACGACGGCGTTCGTCGGGCACAGCGGCGTCGGCAAGACCACGCTGGTCAACTCGCTGGTGGAGCGGCAGCGGCTGACCGGCCGGGTGAACGCGGTCACCGGACGGGGCCGGCACACCACCACCTCGGCGCTTGCGCTGCCGCTGCCGGGCGGCGCCGGATGGGTGATCGACACGCCGGGCGTGCGGTCCTTCGGCCTGGCCCACATCGACCCGTCGCAGGTCATCCACGCCTTCCCCGACCTGGAGCCGGGCACCGAGCAGTGCCCGCGGGCGTGCTCGCACGACGAGCCGGACTGCGCGCTGGACGCCTGGGTGGCCGCCGGGCACGCCGAGCCGGCCCGGCTGGACTCGCTGCGCCGACTGCTCTCCACGCGGGAACGCCGGGAGGGCGACTGA
- the aroA gene encoding 3-phosphoshikimate 1-carboxyvinyltransferase: MTECTAQTDPWPAPTAPGAVDAVVHVPGSKSVTNRALVLAALAAEPGWVRRPLRSRDTLLMAEALRAMGVQIDETVNPGGGEAWRVIPAGLRGAARVDVGNAGTVMRFLPPVAALADGPVRFEGDARAAERPLHGVIDALRTLGARIDDEGRGALPLTVHGAGSLAGGAVDVDASSSSQFVSALLLSGPRFNKGLELRHTGRTLPSLPHIRMTVDMLRKAGARVDSPQDGGTANVWRVATGALLGRDLTVEPDLSNAAPFLAAALVTGGRVTVPDWPRRTTQPGDALREVFTRMGGTCELTDRGLTLTGSGRVLPLTADLSEVGELAPVIAAVAALADGESVLSGIAHLRLHETDRLAALAAELNSLGGDVTETGDGLRVRPRPLRGGVFHTYEDHRLATAAAVLGLVVPGVLVENVATTGKTLPDFPDLWTGMLAGPAGKRG, from the coding sequence ATGACCGAGTGCACCGCGCAGACCGACCCGTGGCCGGCTCCGACCGCGCCTGGCGCCGTGGACGCCGTCGTCCACGTGCCCGGCTCGAAGTCGGTGACCAACCGGGCCCTGGTGCTCGCGGCGCTGGCCGCCGAGCCGGGCTGGGTACGGCGCCCGCTGCGCAGCCGCGACACCCTCCTGATGGCGGAGGCGCTGCGGGCCATGGGTGTGCAGATCGACGAAACGGTCAACCCCGGCGGCGGCGAGGCGTGGCGGGTGATCCCGGCCGGCCTGCGCGGCGCGGCCCGGGTGGACGTCGGCAACGCCGGCACCGTCATGCGCTTCCTGCCGCCGGTGGCCGCCCTCGCCGACGGCCCGGTCCGCTTCGAGGGCGACGCGCGGGCCGCCGAGCGTCCGCTGCACGGCGTGATCGACGCGCTGCGCACCCTGGGCGCCCGGATCGACGACGAGGGGCGCGGCGCGCTGCCGCTGACCGTGCACGGCGCGGGGTCACTGGCGGGCGGCGCGGTGGACGTGGACGCGTCGTCGTCCTCGCAGTTCGTGAGCGCGCTGCTGCTGTCGGGGCCGAGGTTCAACAAGGGCCTTGAGCTGCGCCACACCGGCCGGACGCTGCCGTCGCTGCCGCACATCCGGATGACGGTGGACATGCTGCGCAAGGCGGGTGCCCGGGTGGACTCCCCGCAGGACGGCGGCACCGCGAACGTCTGGCGGGTGGCCACGGGGGCGCTGCTGGGCCGGGACCTGACGGTGGAGCCGGACCTGTCGAACGCGGCGCCGTTCCTGGCCGCGGCACTGGTCACCGGCGGCCGGGTGACCGTCCCGGACTGGCCGCGCCGCACCACGCAGCCCGGGGACGCGCTGCGCGAGGTGTTCACCCGGATGGGCGGTACGTGCGAGCTGACGGACCGGGGGCTCACCCTCACGGGCAGCGGGCGGGTGCTGCCGCTGACCGCGGACCTGTCGGAGGTGGGCGAGCTGGCCCCGGTGATCGCGGCCGTGGCGGCGCTGGCCGACGGCGAGTCCGTGCTGTCCGGCATCGCCCACCTGCGGCTGCACGAGACGGACCGGCTGGCGGCGCTGGCGGCCGAGCTGAACTCCCTGGGCGGCGACGTCACCGAGACCGGCGACGGCCTGCGCGTCCGGCCGCGCCCGCTGCGGGGCGGCGTCTTCCACACCTACGAGGACCACCGGCTGGCCACGGCGGCCGCCGTCCTGGGCCTGGTGGTGCCCGGGGTCCTGGTGGAGAACGTGGCCACCACCGGCAAGACGCTCCCGGACTTCCCCGACCTGTGGACGGGCATGCTGGCCGGGCCGGCCGGGAAGCGGGGCTAG